A genome region from Triticum aestivum cultivar Chinese Spring chromosome 2B, IWGSC CS RefSeq v2.1, whole genome shotgun sequence includes the following:
- the LOC123041706 gene encoding uncharacterized protein translates to MGSWLSSPAADAEADAAAVGFRSHARQAKHHARIYTLFALGHYNSKNKDAMFEPAAEPVEEPKAACVGFRQDFWYHVGFWARRRDAATNEEQQYFFAELRFERRTRRLVVETCALLEKPLCRLKSSCAFCPDNFQIFHPSCSEFTCGKKRHKRKFFREREMLGRAFMLRHAQQYKTFR, encoded by the exons ATGGGGTCCTGGCTCTCTTCCCCGGCCGCCGACGCCGAGGCTGACGCCGCCGCTGTCGGCTTCCGTTCCCATGCCCGCCAGGCAAAACA CCATGCTCGCATATACACCCTCTTCGCCCTCGGCCATTACAACTCCAAGAACAAG GATGCTATGTTCGAGCCTGCTGCGGAGCCCGTGGAAGAACCCAAGGCCGCATGCGTCGGTTTCAGACAAGATTTCTGGTACCATGTCGGCTTTTGGGCTCGCCGGAGGGACGCCGCCACCAACGAGGAGCAACAGTACTTCTTTGCCGAACTACGCTTTGAGCGCCGCACCAGACGTCTAGTCGTCGAAACATGCGCTCTCTTGG AAAAGCCGCTCTGTCGTTTAAAAAGCAGTTGTGCGTTTTGCCCGGATAATTTTCAGATTTTCCACCCAAGCTGCAGCGAGTTTACATGTGGAAAGAAGAGGCACAAAAGGAAATTCTTCAGGGAGAGAGAGATGCTTGGCAGGGCTTTCATGCTTAGACACGCTCAACAATACAAAACCTTTAGGTAG